A section of the Streptomyces sp. CG1 genome encodes:
- a CDS encoding IS701 family transposase codes for MRPDVWSAELEELLVRIGHRFGRVDLRRRMRAYVHGLLGPVGRKNSWQLAEHAGHHTPAGLQHLLSRACWNPDEIRDDLQEYVAEKLGDTAGVLIIDDTGFIKKGTVSAGVQRQYSGTAGRTENCQIGVFAAYASCRGRALVDRELYLPKSWTCDPDRCAEAKIPDERAFATKGDLAKAVIMRALASPLPIAWVTADSAYGQEWRLRRMLEEAGVGYVLAVPKSQHVHAIGRIDFAITQAPEDAWERHSCGAGAKGPRVYDWAAARLPAIDDFDGDAPAHDRWVLARRSLARPDEIAYYLAYAPAGTGIAELVRIAGTRWAIEEAFQAAKNECGLDQYEVRRYPGWYRHITLAMLAHAFLAAMAATAGAEAERGAAESVPAISPRSRWRKSGDSWQLAAPR; via the coding sequence GTGCGGCCCGATGTCTGGTCGGCGGAACTGGAAGAGCTGCTGGTGCGGATCGGTCACCGCTTCGGGCGGGTGGATCTTCGGCGGCGTATGCGGGCCTATGTGCACGGCCTGCTCGGACCGGTGGGCCGGAAGAACAGCTGGCAGCTGGCCGAGCATGCCGGTCACCACACCCCCGCAGGGTTGCAGCATCTGCTGAGCCGGGCTTGTTGGAACCCGGACGAGATCCGCGATGACCTGCAGGAATACGTTGCCGAGAAGCTCGGGGACACGGCCGGGGTGCTGATCATCGACGACACCGGGTTCATCAAGAAGGGCACCGTCTCAGCCGGGGTGCAGCGGCAGTACTCCGGCACTGCGGGCCGCACGGAGAACTGCCAGATCGGCGTGTTCGCCGCCTACGCCTCCTGCAGGGGCCGCGCGCTGGTGGACCGGGAGCTGTATCTGCCGAAGTCCTGGACCTGCGATCCGGACCGCTGCGCAGAGGCGAAGATTCCCGACGAGCGTGCGTTCGCCACCAAGGGCGATCTCGCGAAGGCCGTCATCATGCGGGCGCTGGCCTCGCCGCTGCCGATCGCCTGGGTGACCGCAGACTCGGCCTACGGCCAGGAGTGGCGGCTGCGCCGCATGCTGGAGGAGGCCGGCGTCGGCTACGTCCTGGCCGTGCCGAAGTCCCAGCACGTGCACGCCATCGGCCGCATCGACTTCGCCATCACCCAGGCACCCGAGGATGCCTGGGAACGCCACTCCTGCGGAGCCGGCGCGAAAGGGCCGCGCGTCTACGACTGGGCGGCAGCGAGGCTACCCGCGATCGACGACTTCGACGGCGATGCGCCCGCCCACGACCGGTGGGTGCTGGCCCGCCGCAGCCTGGCCCGCCCGGACGAGATCGCCTACTACCTCGCCTATGCACCGGCAGGCACCGGCATCGCCGAGCTGGTACGGATCGCCGGGACGCGCTGGGCGATCGAGGAGGCTTTCCAGGCCGCGAAGAACGAGTGCGGCCTGGATCAGTACGAAGTCCGCCGGTATCCGGGCTGGTACCGGCACATCACCCTGGCCATGCTCGCCCATGCCTTCCTCGCCGCCATGGCCGCCACCGCGGGGGCGGAAGCGGAAAGGGGGGCCGCAGAATCGGTTCCGGCGATCTCGCCCCGCTCACGGTGGCGGAAATCCGGCGACTCCTGGCAACTGGCCGCCCCACGCTGA